In Opitutales bacterium, one DNA window encodes the following:
- a CDS encoding DUF5069 domain-containing protein → MPENHLAAPFGPTGAILRTLPSPYLPHSATGLLHLPRFIAKIRWVKEYGELPKSYKKNYKRGFDRFLCMHLGVDPADVETAVMESANDAELDAKLLALFPEDCRVAQWNREITHKGISEAGREFLLEALTEMGCPEKIDTVLCVADLIDFDEGRIEGYDVATAMEKKAAAET, encoded by the coding sequence ATGCCTGAAAACCACCTTGCCGCTCCGTTTGGTCCAACGGGAGCTATCCTACGTACCCTGCCATCGCCCTACTTACCGCATTCAGCCACGGGATTACTCCATCTACCGCGCTTCATCGCAAAAATCCGTTGGGTTAAAGAATACGGTGAACTGCCAAAAAGTTATAAGAAAAACTATAAGCGTGGTTTCGACCGATTCCTCTGCATGCACCTGGGAGTCGATCCCGCAGATGTCGAGACTGCGGTTATGGAAAGCGCAAACGACGCTGAACTCGACGCGAAGCTGCTCGCTCTGTTCCCAGAGGATTGCCGTGTCGCTCAATGGAATCGCGAAATCACACATAAGGGGATCAGCGAGGCTGGGCGAGAATTTCTCCTCGAAGCACTGACTGAGATGGGGTGTCCCGAGAAAATTGATACAGTTCTCTGTGTAGCCGACTTGATTGATTTTGATGAGGGCCGCATTGAGGGTTATGATGTTGCCACGGCGATGGAAAAAAAAGCCGCTGCCGAAACCTAG
- a CDS encoding type II toxin-antitoxin system prevent-host-death family antitoxin, with protein sequence MEASLIDLRRRPSRILKAVENRETVILSRRGKPIAQISPLEKDSHESLIEHEAFGIWKNHGPENVEAQIRALRDSRYRDL encoded by the coding sequence ATGGAAGCTAGTTTGATAGACTTGCGTCGACGACCCAGTCGAATTTTGAAGGCTGTAGAAAATCGCGAAACAGTTATTTTGTCGCGACGCGGTAAACCGATAGCACAAATCTCTCCTCTGGAAAAGGATTCGCATGAGAGTTTGATTGAACACGAGGCTTTTGGGATTTGGAAAAATCACGGGCCAGAGAACGTTGAGGCACAAATACGCGCACTCCGCGATAGCCGCTATCGTGATCTTTGA
- a CDS encoding sugar phosphate isomerase/epimerase, with protein sequence MSRKVTLFTGQWADLSLEELAPMAREMGYDGLELACWGDHFEVQKALSEADYIANKWKLLQDNSLTCYSISSHLVGQAVCDLIDSRHQSILPDYVWGDGEPEGVRQRAAQELIDAAKAARKFFDARPDESVVAPVVNGFTGSSIWHALYAFPPTSQEFLEKGFEDFAQRFGPIMDAFDAVNVNFALEVHPTEIAFDIASAQRALEALGQHKRFGFNYDPSHLGYQGVDYVKFIRDFDDRIFHAHMKDVWWAAGDGSVGVFGGHTDFGDARRYWDFRSVGRGAIDFEAIIVALNDIRYGGPLSIEWEDIRMDRVHGATESAAFVRNLDFPRSDRAFDAAFDKEEQ encoded by the coding sequence GGCTACGATGGCCTCGAACTGGCTTGCTGGGGCGATCACTTTGAAGTGCAAAAGGCTCTTAGCGAGGCCGATTATATCGCCAATAAGTGGAAGCTACTCCAAGACAACTCACTGACCTGCTATTCCATTTCCAGTCACTTGGTCGGCCAGGCGGTGTGTGACCTAATCGATTCCCGCCACCAGTCCATTCTTCCCGATTATGTTTGGGGCGACGGTGAGCCCGAAGGCGTGCGCCAACGCGCCGCCCAAGAATTAATTGATGCCGCGAAGGCAGCTCGGAAGTTCTTTGATGCTCGTCCGGATGAGTCTGTCGTAGCGCCAGTGGTCAACGGCTTCACCGGTTCCTCTATCTGGCACGCCCTCTATGCTTTCCCGCCGACATCCCAAGAATTCTTAGAGAAAGGGTTTGAAGACTTCGCCCAGCGTTTCGGCCCTATCATGGACGCATTTGATGCGGTCAACGTTAATTTCGCTCTAGAAGTCCATCCTACCGAAATCGCCTTCGATATCGCCAGTGCCCAACGCGCCCTTGAGGCCCTGGGCCAACACAAGCGCTTTGGCTTCAATTACGACCCCAGCCACTTGGGCTACCAGGGCGTCGACTACGTGAAATTCATCCGCGACTTTGATGACCGTATTTTCCACGCCCATATGAAAGACGTATGGTGGGCTGCAGGTGACGGCTCAGTCGGTGTCTTCGGTGGACACACCGACTTCGGCGATGCTCGCCGCTATTGGGACTTCCGTTCCGTAGGCCGTGGCGCCATCGACTTCGAGGCCATCATCGTCGCTCTCAACGACATTCGCTACGGCGGTCCCCTCTCCATTGAGTGGGAGGACATCCGCATGGATCGCGTCCACGGAGCCACGGAAAGCGCAGCATTCGTTCGCAATCTCGACTTCCCCCGCTCCGACCGCGCCTTCGATGCAGCCTTCGACAAAGAAGAACAATAA
- a CDS encoding type II toxin-antitoxin system VapC family toxin — protein MIFDTDILIWFLRGNTEAASIIKDTPKRSISAVTLMELHQGARDKREQRTIGKFFRDQSFKLLPLTENISHRACIYVEEYCLKANMQMADAHIAATAVEEREVLFTANSKHYKSITELELKVFRVS, from the coding sequence GTGATCTTTGATACAGATATCCTAATCTGGTTCCTACGCGGCAACACGGAGGCTGCGAGCATAATAAAAGATACTCCAAAGCGGTCTATCTCAGCCGTTACGCTGATGGAATTACACCAGGGAGCTCGTGACAAAAGAGAACAACGAACCATAGGAAAATTTTTCCGTGATCAATCGTTCAAGCTACTTCCACTGACTGAAAATATCAGCCATCGAGCCTGCATTTATGTGGAGGAGTATTGCCTAAAAGCTAACATGCAGATGGCCGATGCACATATAGCAGCCACCGCAGTGGAAGAACGCGAAGTGCTATTCACTGCGAATTCGAAACATTATAAATCGATCACCGAGCTAGAACTGAAAGTGTTTAGAGTCTCTTGA